A genomic region of Mycolicibacterium poriferae contains the following coding sequences:
- a CDS encoding ABC transporter ATP-binding protein: MSVAATVQGLSKSFGGAVVLDGIDLELPRGETTAIVGSSGCGKTTLLRLIAGFETPDAGSVDIDGTQVSGPGVFVPAHRREVGFVAQDGALFPHLTVGQNIAYGLPGVRRGGAARRRVAELLETVALDPAFATRRPHQLSGGQQQRVALARALARSPKLMLLDEPFNALDAGLRASTRKAVAQLLASAGVTTLVVTHDQEEAMSIADRVAVMRHGRFTQVGSPREVYRHPVDRFTAEFLGECVFVPCTVRSGVADCVLGSVPVDPPGTDGAATLMLRPEQLMGTEASDSERQTGVGTVVASEFLGHDVLLTIDPGGDTAPITVRQHSIDPPAVDTKVHIDVMGSGVVFR; this comes from the coding sequence ATGAGCGTCGCGGCGACGGTGCAGGGTCTGTCGAAATCGTTCGGCGGGGCCGTCGTCCTCGACGGCATCGATCTCGAACTGCCCCGGGGCGAGACGACCGCGATCGTCGGATCGTCGGGGTGCGGCAAAACCACGTTGCTGCGGTTGATCGCGGGGTTCGAAACCCCGGACGCCGGCAGCGTCGACATCGACGGCACCCAGGTGTCCGGTCCGGGGGTGTTCGTCCCCGCCCACCGGCGCGAAGTCGGCTTCGTGGCGCAGGACGGTGCGCTGTTCCCCCATCTGACCGTCGGACAGAACATTGCGTACGGGCTGCCCGGAGTGCGTCGCGGTGGTGCCGCGCGTCGGCGGGTCGCCGAACTGCTCGAGACGGTCGCGCTGGATCCGGCGTTCGCCACCCGGCGTCCCCACCAACTCTCCGGCGGCCAGCAGCAGCGGGTGGCGCTGGCGCGGGCGCTGGCCCGCAGCCCCAAGTTGATGCTGCTCGACGAGCCGTTCAACGCGCTGGACGCGGGACTGCGCGCATCCACCCGCAAAGCCGTCGCCCAGCTGCTGGCCTCGGCGGGTGTCACGACCCTGGTCGTGACGCACGACCAGGAGGAGGCGATGTCGATCGCCGACCGGGTCGCGGTGATGCGACACGGGCGCTTCACGCAGGTCGGCAGTCCCCGCGAGGTGTACCGCCACCCGGTGGACCGGTTCACCGCCGAGTTCCTCGGTGAGTGCGTGTTCGTGCCGTGCACCGTGCGTTCCGGTGTGGCCGACTGCGTCCTGGGCAGCGTGCCCGTCGACCCGCCCGGCACCGACGGTGCGGCGACACTGATGTTGCGACCGGAGCAGCTGATGGGCACCGAGGCATCCGACAGCGAGCGACAGACCGGCGTCGGCACCGTCGTCGCCAGCGAGTTCCTCGGCCATGACGTGCTGCTCACCATCGATCCGGGGGGCGACACCGCCCCGATCACGGTGCGCCAGCACAGCATCGACCCGCCTGCG
- a CDS encoding ABC transporter permease translates to MVAPATSHDLESAAQRPPAGARPGAGRPGPLISTTVAVLVAATFIPLGYVAWAFATTGWDQAYALIVRPRVGELLVNTVSLVVLTVPLCIVVGVGAAWLVERTDVPGRALWRPLFVTPLAVPAFVNSYAWLGIVPSLHGLGAGVLVTTLSYFPFIYLPAAATLRRLDPTIEESARALGSNSVGVFVRVVVPQLRLAILGGALLIGLHLLAEYGAFVMLRFETFTTAIFQQFQATFDGPAGSMLAGVLVLCCLVLLVAEAGARGNARLARVGGGAARTLVPLRLRRNRIPALVALVALALLALGVPLWTLARWLWIGGVEVWTLGSIGQSLTQTIGLAAVAAVVTTVLAFPVAWVAVRCEGFLARTVEGANYVTSSLPGIVTALALVTVTIRVAPPLYQTVVVVVCAYVLMFLPRALVSVRAGLAQVPVGLEEASRSLGVAPWATFLRVTLRLTAPAAAAGASLVFVAVATELTATLLLAPTGTRTLAMGFWSLSSELNYAGAAPYALVMVLLAMPVTMVLFRQSTKAASI, encoded by the coding sequence GTGGTCGCTCCGGCCACGTCACACGACCTCGAGTCGGCAGCGCAGCGTCCCCCGGCCGGGGCCCGGCCGGGGGCGGGTCGTCCCGGCCCGCTGATCTCTACCACCGTCGCGGTCCTGGTGGCCGCCACGTTCATTCCGTTGGGCTATGTGGCCTGGGCGTTCGCGACCACCGGCTGGGATCAGGCCTATGCCCTGATCGTCCGCCCGCGGGTCGGCGAGTTGCTGGTGAACACAGTGTCGCTGGTGGTGCTGACCGTGCCCCTGTGCATCGTGGTCGGGGTGGGGGCCGCATGGCTGGTGGAGCGCACCGACGTTCCGGGCCGGGCGTTGTGGCGCCCGCTGTTCGTGACGCCGTTGGCGGTGCCGGCGTTCGTCAACAGTTACGCGTGGCTCGGCATCGTCCCGTCGCTGCACGGGCTGGGGGCCGGCGTCCTGGTCACGACGTTGTCGTACTTCCCGTTCATCTATCTCCCCGCCGCCGCGACGCTGCGCCGGCTGGACCCCACCATCGAGGAGTCGGCGCGTGCGCTGGGTTCCAACTCGGTCGGCGTCTTCGTGCGGGTGGTGGTGCCGCAGTTGCGGTTGGCCATCCTCGGCGGTGCGTTGCTGATCGGGCTTCATCTGCTGGCCGAGTACGGGGCGTTCGTGATGCTGCGCTTCGAGACCTTCACCACGGCGATCTTCCAGCAGTTCCAGGCCACCTTCGACGGGCCGGCCGGCAGCATGCTCGCCGGTGTGCTGGTGCTGTGCTGCCTGGTGCTGCTGGTCGCCGAAGCCGGCGCGCGGGGCAACGCGCGGCTGGCCCGGGTGGGCGGCGGCGCTGCGCGAACGCTGGTCCCACTGCGCTTGCGCCGCAACCGGATCCCCGCGCTGGTGGCGCTGGTGGCGTTGGCTCTGCTGGCTCTCGGTGTGCCGCTGTGGACGCTGGCGCGCTGGTTGTGGATCGGCGGGGTCGAGGTGTGGACCCTCGGTTCGATCGGGCAGTCGTTGACCCAGACGATCGGCCTGGCCGCCGTGGCGGCGGTGGTGACGACCGTGTTGGCCTTCCCGGTCGCCTGGGTGGCGGTGCGCTGCGAAGGCTTCCTGGCCCGCACGGTGGAGGGCGCCAACTACGTGACGAGTTCGCTGCCCGGCATCGTCACGGCGCTGGCCCTGGTCACGGTGACGATCCGGGTGGCTCCCCCGCTCTACCAGACTGTCGTCGTGGTGGTCTGCGCGTACGTGCTGATGTTCCTGCCCCGCGCGCTGGTCAGTGTGCGGGCCGGCCTGGCGCAGGTCCCCGTCGGCCTCGAAGAGGCCTCCCGTTCGTTGGGCGTGGCGCCCTGGGCGACGTTCCTGCGGGTCACGCTGCGCCTGACCGCCCCCGCGGCGGCGGCCGGCGCCTCACTGGTGTTCGTCGCGGTGGCCACCGAACTGACCGCGACGTTGCTGTTGGCCCCGACCGGGACACGCACGCTGGCGATGGGGTTCTGGTCGCTGTCCAGCGAGTTGAACTATGCGGGGGCGGCGCCGTATGCCCTGGTGATGGTGCTGTTGGCCATGCCGGTCACCATGGTGTTGTTCCGCCAATCCACCAAGGCGGCATCGATATGA
- a CDS encoding iron ABC transporter substrate-binding protein, which produces MRAGWSRIAAVVALTAALGTAACSSSGESDELLVYSAQHESLTKEWIEAFTAETGIPVTYRQGGDTEMGNQLVAEGDASPADVFLTENSPAMAAVERAGLFADISPEVVAQVPAQYRPASNKWTGVAARATVFAYNTDMLTPEQLPASMLDLQQPEWQGRWGAPPAKADFQAIVAALLELEGPEVTQQWLEGMKANAKIYDNNITTLKAVNSGEVAGGIIYHYYWFRDQAETKEISGNTQLHYFRNQDPGAFVSISGAGVLASSDKQDQAQQFVQFVTGEAGQDVLRTGTSFEYPVASGVAANPALPPLADLQAPAVNPSDLDAQAVSDMMTQDGLL; this is translated from the coding sequence ATGCGCGCAGGTTGGAGTCGGATCGCCGCAGTCGTCGCCCTCACCGCAGCACTGGGCACCGCTGCTTGCTCGAGCTCTGGCGAGAGCGACGAACTGCTGGTCTACAGCGCTCAGCACGAGTCGCTGACCAAGGAGTGGATCGAGGCCTTCACCGCCGAGACCGGCATCCCGGTGACCTACCGGCAGGGCGGCGACACCGAGATGGGCAACCAGCTGGTGGCCGAGGGGGACGCCTCGCCGGCAGACGTGTTCCTCACCGAGAACTCCCCCGCCATGGCCGCCGTCGAGCGGGCCGGCCTCTTCGCCGACATCAGCCCCGAGGTCGTCGCGCAGGTACCGGCCCAGTACCGGCCGGCCAGCAACAAGTGGACCGGTGTCGCCGCCCGCGCCACGGTGTTCGCCTACAACACCGACATGCTCACCCCTGAGCAGCTGCCTGCCTCGATGCTGGACCTGCAGCAGCCCGAGTGGCAGGGCCGGTGGGGAGCGCCGCCGGCCAAGGCCGACTTCCAGGCGATCGTGGCCGCGCTGCTCGAGCTCGAAGGCCCCGAGGTCACCCAGCAGTGGCTGGAGGGGATGAAGGCGAACGCGAAGATCTACGACAACAACATCACCACGCTCAAAGCGGTCAACAGTGGCGAGGTGGCCGGCGGGATCATCTACCACTACTACTGGTTCCGCGATCAGGCGGAAACCAAGGAGATCAGCGGCAACACCCAGCTGCACTACTTCCGCAACCAGGATCCGGGCGCGTTCGTCAGCATCTCCGGCGCCGGGGTGCTGGCGTCCAGCGACAAGCAGGACCAGGCTCAGCAGTTCGTGCAGTTCGTCACCGGTGAGGCCGGCCAGGATGTGCTGCGCACCGGCACCTCCTTCGAATACCCGGTCGCCAGCGGCGTGGCTGCCAATCCGGCGCTGCCGCCGCTGGCCGACCTGCAGGCTCCGGCGGTCAACCCGTCCGATCTCGATGCCCAGGCGGTGTCGGACATGATGACCCAGGACGGTTTGCTGTAG
- a CDS encoding EfeM/EfeO family lipoprotein: MRRRTALPISALALGLALAGCSSSDTDTATTETETATQSSAEPSAAPDPLVTQAAEEYQAYAVDQSDQLVTAVKVLTDAVRAGDLQAAQDAYAPSRVPWERIEPLAGLVEEIDGLVDARVDDFAGVDDPAFTGWHRLEYLLFDQNTTDGGAQFADQLDANIATLNEQMPTLEVAPSDVAVGAAELIEEVSEGKITGEENRYAKTDLWDFNANLEGSQAAIEDLTPALQQADPELLEQINTGFADVNATLEPLRRGDGWVLYCTPNDQYPSPRCPEVTVDQQTIDTLKAQLAGLSENVSEVAGVLNLQ; the protein is encoded by the coding sequence ATGAGACGGCGTACTGCCCTTCCGATCTCGGCGCTGGCACTGGGCCTGGCGTTGGCCGGCTGCTCGAGCTCCGACACCGACACCGCCACCACCGAGACAGAGACCGCGACGCAGTCCAGCGCGGAGCCCTCGGCGGCACCGGACCCGCTGGTCACCCAGGCCGCGGAGGAGTACCAGGCCTACGCCGTCGACCAGAGCGACCAGTTGGTGACCGCCGTCAAGGTGCTGACCGATGCGGTACGGGCCGGTGACCTGCAGGCCGCCCAGGATGCCTACGCGCCGTCACGTGTTCCGTGGGAGCGCATCGAGCCGCTGGCCGGGCTCGTCGAAGAGATCGACGGACTGGTCGATGCCCGCGTCGACGACTTCGCCGGCGTCGACGACCCCGCCTTCACCGGCTGGCACCGGCTGGAGTACCTGCTGTTCGACCAGAACACGACCGACGGCGGCGCACAGTTCGCGGACCAGTTGGACGCGAACATCGCGACGCTGAACGAGCAGATGCCGACACTCGAGGTGGCACCCAGCGATGTCGCCGTGGGCGCGGCGGAGCTGATCGAAGAGGTCTCCGAGGGCAAGATCACCGGCGAGGAGAACCGCTACGCCAAGACCGACCTGTGGGACTTCAACGCCAACCTCGAGGGCTCGCAAGCCGCGATCGAGGACCTGACACCGGCGCTGCAGCAGGCCGATCCGGAGTTGCTTGAGCAGATCAACACCGGGTTCGCCGACGTCAACGCGACGCTCGAGCCGCTGCGCCGCGGCGACGGATGGGTGCTCTACTGCACCCCGAACGACCAGTACCCCTCGCCGCGCTGCCCCGAGGTGACCGTCGACCAGCAGACCATCGACACCCTCAAGGCCCAGCTGGCCGGGCTGTCGGAGAACGTGTCGGAGGTCGCCGGAGTGCTGAACCTGCAGTGA
- a CDS encoding Dyp-type peroxidase, with protein sequence MSTQSPRSGISRRNFVTGALGTGAAVGVGAALTGCSAEDGPSTAGPPAPRYVPFEGPHQAGITAIPVPAQGLMAAFTVIADSREKLADTLAELTDEIRGLMSGRPPEQRGPAYPPVDSGILGEEPPPDDLSVVVSVGASLFDGRFGLADRRPAELVQMPFLANDRLDPKFSHGDLLLTMEAGHIDTLQFALRQLMRRTRRHLVLHWMIDGYARGAGVASHAATPRNLLGFKDGTANLASDDQALMDRYVWVGSGDGEPDWAVGGSYQAVRIIRMFVEFWDRTRLIEQEQIFGREKISGAPLGMSDEFADPDYAEDPRGERIPLNAHIRLANPRTPETEDSLILRRGFSYARSFDGAGRLDQGLAFVSYQRSLERGFLAVQNRLTGEPLEEYIMPVGGGFFFALPGVQGPDEFLGQALVGDPGHGRRHRQG encoded by the coding sequence GTGAGCACGCAGTCGCCGCGATCCGGCATCAGCCGCCGCAATTTCGTCACCGGGGCGTTGGGCACCGGTGCGGCGGTCGGTGTCGGCGCGGCGCTGACCGGGTGTTCGGCGGAGGACGGCCCGTCCACCGCCGGCCCGCCGGCGCCGCGATATGTGCCGTTCGAGGGGCCGCACCAAGCGGGTATCACCGCCATCCCGGTCCCTGCGCAGGGCCTGATGGCCGCCTTCACCGTCATCGCCGACAGCAGAGAGAAACTGGCCGACACGCTCGCCGAGCTCACCGACGAAATCCGGGGCCTGATGTCGGGCCGGCCGCCCGAGCAGCGCGGGCCCGCCTATCCGCCGGTCGACTCGGGCATCCTCGGCGAGGAGCCGCCACCGGACGATCTGTCGGTCGTGGTCAGCGTCGGTGCATCGCTGTTCGACGGCCGGTTCGGTCTGGCCGACCGGCGCCCCGCCGAGCTGGTGCAGATGCCGTTTCTGGCCAACGACCGGCTCGACCCCAAGTTCTCCCATGGTGACCTGCTGCTCACCATGGAGGCCGGACACATCGACACGTTGCAGTTCGCACTGCGCCAACTGATGCGGCGCACCAGACGACACCTGGTGCTGCACTGGATGATCGACGGCTACGCCCGCGGCGCAGGCGTTGCCTCACACGCCGCCACCCCCCGAAACCTGTTGGGGTTCAAGGACGGCACAGCGAACCTGGCCAGCGACGACCAAGCCCTGATGGACCGCTACGTGTGGGTCGGTTCCGGCGACGGTGAACCGGACTGGGCAGTCGGCGGGTCCTACCAGGCGGTGCGGATCATCCGTATGTTCGTCGAATTCTGGGACCGCACGCGGCTGATCGAGCAGGAGCAGATCTTCGGCCGAGAGAAGATCAGTGGCGCACCGCTGGGGATGTCCGACGAGTTCGCCGACCCCGACTATGCCGAGGATCCTCGTGGAGAACGGATTCCGCTGAACGCCCACATCCGGTTGGCCAACCCGCGGACGCCGGAAACCGAGGACAGCCTCATCCTGCGGCGCGGCTTCTCCTACGCTCGCAGCTTCGACGGAGCGGGCCGCCTCGATCAGGGCCTGGCCTTCGTGTCCTATCAGCGCAGCCTCGAGCGCGGCTTCCTGGCGGTCCAGAACCGGCTCACCGGGGAACCGTTGGAGGAGTACATCATGCCGGTGGGCGGAGGGTTCTTCTTCGCGCTCCCCGGCGTGCAAGGCCCCGACGAATTCCTCGGCCAGGCCCTGGTCGGCGACCCCGGTCACGGCAGACGACACCGCCAGGGCTGA
- a CDS encoding mechanosensitive ion channel family protein, translated as MTEIFSAPWFWWAIAIAVALPISLVVLTEVHNALLRRNSYLARPVSLVRNYVLPLAALLLLLLKATEVRADATTVRVVATVLGFVVLVLLLSGLNATVFQGAPEGSWRKRVPSIFLDVARFVLITVGVALIFAFIWGANVGGLFTALGIGSIVLGLTLQNSVGQVISGLLVLFEQPFEIGDWVATRWIDGGRVVEVNWRATHLDSGNGVYVLPNSLLATELFINRSLPRGEHSIDITTKFSAADPPDAVCRMLTGLAQRVPQLRAGADPVTLIGATGEYTTTVPLHTPAEDAAARSTFLRWAWYAARREELSLDDVTDDFPSPLLFDDALQVVGRSLHLSRTDQELVREHVRVVRYGVGEIVQERGTVPVRMMFVVSGRVRLEVRSGGAVVGIRTLERGDFLGQTALTREQVKADARALDELTVAWIDRQSMESLVLRRPLLMQEIGRVIEERRASMRRVTAAD; from the coding sequence ATGACCGAGATCTTCTCCGCGCCGTGGTTCTGGTGGGCCATCGCGATCGCGGTGGCACTGCCCATCTCGCTGGTGGTGCTCACCGAGGTGCACAACGCGCTGTTGCGGCGCAACAGTTACCTGGCCCGGCCGGTGAGCCTGGTGCGCAACTATGTGCTGCCGCTGGCGGCACTGCTGTTGTTGCTACTCAAGGCGACGGAGGTGCGCGCCGATGCCACCACCGTGCGGGTGGTGGCCACGGTGCTCGGCTTCGTCGTCCTGGTCCTGCTGCTGTCCGGACTCAACGCGACGGTGTTCCAGGGTGCGCCGGAAGGCAGCTGGCGCAAGCGGGTTCCGTCGATCTTCCTCGACGTCGCCCGGTTCGTCCTGATCACCGTCGGTGTCGCGCTGATCTTCGCGTTCATCTGGGGCGCCAACGTCGGTGGTCTGTTCACCGCGCTGGGCATCGGCTCGATCGTGCTCGGCCTGACGCTGCAGAACTCCGTGGGGCAGGTCATCTCGGGGTTGCTCGTGCTCTTCGAGCAGCCCTTCGAGATCGGCGACTGGGTCGCCACTCGATGGATCGATGGCGGCCGGGTGGTCGAAGTGAACTGGCGGGCAACACATCTGGACTCCGGAAACGGTGTATACGTGTTGCCCAACTCGCTGCTGGCCACCGAACTGTTCATCAACCGCAGCCTGCCGCGCGGCGAACACTCGATCGACATCACGACGAAGTTCTCGGCTGCCGATCCGCCCGACGCGGTGTGCCGGATGCTGACCGGCCTCGCGCAGCGGGTTCCCCAGCTGCGTGCCGGGGCCGACCCGGTGACCCTCATCGGTGCCACCGGCGAGTACACCACCACCGTTCCGCTGCACACCCCGGCCGAGGACGCCGCGGCCCGGTCCACGTTTCTGCGCTGGGCCTGGTACGCCGCACGGCGCGAGGAACTCTCGCTCGACGACGTCACCGACGACTTTCCGTCCCCGCTGCTGTTCGACGACGCGTTGCAGGTGGTGGGGCGCAGTCTGCACCTCAGCCGCACCGATCAGGAGCTGGTGCGCGAGCACGTCCGGGTGGTCCGCTACGGCGTCGGCGAGATCGTTCAGGAACGCGGGACCGTCCCCGTGCGGATGATGTTCGTCGTCAGCGGGCGGGTTCGTCTGGAGGTCCGCTCAGGTGGCGCGGTGGTGGGCATCCGCACGCTCGAGCGCGGCGATTTCCTCGGGCAGACCGCCCTGACCAGAGAGCAGGTCAAGGCCGACGCCCGTGCGCTCGACGAGTTGACCGTGGCGTGGATCGACCGCCAGAGCATGGAGTCGCTGGTGCTGCGCCGCCCGCTGCTGATGCAGGAGATCGGCCGGGTGATCGAAGAGCGCCGGGCCAGCATGCGCAGAGTGACCGCGGCCGACTAG
- a CDS encoding adenylate/guanylate cyclase domain-containing protein, giving the protein MLLLTSVLSVAVVGAIGFQSGRESLRESVFEQLTLIRSAQARMLEKAMRDLTSSMVVYTRGSTAEQAIAAFTAGYDELRDAEVPPERQQALVEFYQRNYGETDADADRDAAQARVQALLPRGNSQRYLQTTYTLAADTPEDRIELDDPGDGSAWSATNAQYNEFFRQVIKRQHSADALLIDARGNVVYSVGKGIDLGTNIQYGPYRGSNLAEAFKEAMNSNSLDEVVVRDFDTYQPSGIPTAWMVSPIGPAGNVQGVMALALPVDNLNRGLTFNGDWQGAGLGKTGETILVGPDLLMRSESRLFLEDPDAYRSDVVAAGTPVEVADEAIRQGSTILVQPVDTDAVGQALQGATGTLITEDYEGRRTLQAYSPVQTAGLNWVLVAKIDVAEAFAPVATFTRTLVLSTVAIVLVVCIAALLLARVFVRPIRRLETGAEQIGAGDFDVELPVTSRDEFGDLTRAFNQMSSNLQTKERQLTEQRAENHRLLLSLMPEPVLERYRDGEENIAEEHQDVTVLFANVDGLDDLAEQLTAQESLGVVNRLVRQFDAAADNLGVERVRTLHDGYLASCGLTVPRLDSARRTVDLAVEMQHIIDRFNGETGHRLSLRAGINTGIVTSGLLGQSNLVYDIWGSAVNLAYQAHKSPATAGVYVTRPVYEAMRDLRDFTADGEVVANDRVERLWRLSGDRR; this is encoded by the coding sequence ATGCTGCTGCTGACCAGCGTGCTGTCGGTGGCCGTGGTGGGCGCGATCGGCTTCCAGTCCGGCCGCGAATCGCTGCGTGAATCGGTGTTCGAACAGCTCACCCTCATTCGCAGCGCCCAGGCCCGCATGCTGGAAAAAGCGATGCGCGACCTGACCAGCTCGATGGTCGTCTACACCCGCGGCAGCACCGCCGAGCAGGCGATCGCCGCGTTCACCGCCGGATACGACGAGCTCCGCGACGCCGAGGTGCCGCCCGAGCGGCAGCAGGCCCTCGTCGAGTTCTACCAGCGCAACTACGGTGAGACCGACGCCGACGCCGACCGCGACGCCGCTCAGGCCCGGGTCCAGGCTCTGCTGCCCCGCGGCAACTCGCAGCGCTACCTGCAGACCACGTACACGCTGGCCGCCGACACCCCCGAGGACCGTATCGAGCTCGACGATCCCGGGGACGGCAGCGCCTGGTCGGCGACGAACGCGCAGTACAACGAGTTCTTCCGCCAGGTGATCAAGCGGCAGCACTCCGCCGACGCGCTGTTGATCGATGCCCGCGGCAACGTCGTCTACAGCGTCGGCAAGGGCATCGACCTGGGAACCAACATCCAGTACGGGCCCTACCGCGGCAGCAACCTCGCCGAGGCGTTCAAGGAGGCGATGAACTCCAACTCGCTCGACGAGGTCGTCGTCCGTGACTTCGACACCTATCAACCGTCGGGAATCCCCACCGCCTGGATGGTGTCGCCGATCGGTCCGGCCGGCAACGTGCAGGGCGTCATGGCGCTCGCGCTGCCGGTGGACAACCTCAACCGCGGTCTCACGTTCAACGGCGACTGGCAGGGTGCCGGGCTCGGCAAAACCGGAGAGACGATCCTGGTCGGGCCCGACCTGCTGATGCGCTCGGAGTCACGGCTGTTCCTGGAGGACCCCGACGCCTACCGCAGCGACGTGGTGGCCGCCGGCACGCCCGTCGAAGTGGCCGACGAGGCGATCCGCCAGGGCAGCACCATTCTCGTGCAGCCCGTCGACACCGATGCGGTCGGACAGGCCCTGCAGGGGGCGACCGGAACGCTGATCACCGAGGACTACGAGGGCCGCCGAACGCTGCAGGCGTACTCACCGGTGCAGACCGCGGGGTTGAACTGGGTGCTCGTCGCCAAGATCGACGTCGCCGAGGCGTTCGCCCCCGTCGCCACGTTCACCCGCACCCTGGTGCTGTCCACCGTGGCGATCGTCCTGGTGGTGTGCATCGCCGCGCTGCTGTTGGCCAGGGTGTTCGTTCGGCCGATCCGCAGGCTGGAAACCGGGGCCGAGCAGATCGGTGCCGGGGACTTCGATGTCGAGCTGCCGGTCACCTCGCGCGACGAGTTCGGCGATCTGACCCGGGCGTTCAACCAGATGAGCAGCAATCTGCAGACTAAGGAGCGACAGCTCACCGAGCAACGCGCCGAGAACCACCGGCTGCTGTTGTCGCTCATGCCCGAACCGGTACTGGAGCGTTACCGCGACGGGGAGGAGAACATCGCCGAGGAGCACCAGGATGTGACGGTGCTGTTCGCCAACGTCGACGGACTCGACGACCTCGCCGAGCAGCTGACCGCGCAGGAATCGCTGGGCGTGGTCAACCGACTGGTTCGCCAGTTCGACGCCGCGGCAGACAATCTGGGTGTCGAGCGGGTGCGCACGCTGCACGACGGATACCTGGCCAGCTGCGGCCTGACGGTGCCCCGGCTCGACAGCGCGCGCCGGACGGTCGACCTGGCCGTGGAGATGCAGCACATCATCGACCGGTTCAACGGCGAGACGGGACACCGGCTCAGCCTGCGGGCCGGGATCAACACCGGCATCGTGACCAGCGGCCTGCTCGGACAGTCGAACCTCGTCTACGACATCTGGGGTTCGGCGGTCAACCTCGCCTACCAGGCGCACAAGAGCCCGGCGACGGCCGGGGTCTACGTGACCCGCCCGGTGTACGAGGCAATGCGGGATCTCCGCGACTTCACCGCCGACGGCGAGGTCGTCGCCAACGATCGCGTCGAACGCCTGTGGCGCCTCTCCGGTGACCGGCGATGA